From one Pseudobdellovibrionaceae bacterium genomic stretch:
- the rsmG gene encoding 16S rRNA (guanine(527)-N(7))-methyltransferase RsmG, with translation MSLGTQSEYENKLWRINEWFPELSEDARRQLRTYHVELITFNRAINLISNRSEENADLVHFADCVLGCQLLLKSCTGPTVYDFGSGNGLPGIVLAILAPEFEIRLVESDARKVEFLKHVANRIGLPNVTPLHMRAEDVADNSVQWGVSRGFASISKSLLFARKAFQVGGQYFHFKSESWVREVADIPSQMCRFWVPMLVDDYSLPVGNVRLSIVVTKKVG, from the coding sequence ATGTCATTGGGAACCCAAAGTGAGTACGAAAACAAGTTGTGGAGAATCAATGAGTGGTTTCCTGAGCTCTCGGAAGACGCCAGGCGTCAACTAAGAACCTACCACGTCGAGTTGATTACCTTTAATCGTGCAATCAATCTGATTTCTAATCGATCTGAGGAGAACGCGGACTTGGTCCATTTTGCGGACTGTGTTCTTGGCTGTCAGCTGCTTCTTAAGTCTTGTACGGGCCCGACCGTTTATGATTTTGGCTCGGGGAATGGCTTGCCTGGTATCGTACTGGCGATTTTGGCTCCCGAATTTGAGATTCGTTTGGTTGAGAGTGATGCGAGAAAGGTTGAGTTTCTGAAGCACGTGGCTAATCGGATTGGCCTCCCCAATGTCACTCCACTGCATATGCGGGCTGAGGATGTGGCGGACAACAGTGTTCAATGGGGAGTTTCTAGGGGATTCGCTTCTATCTCAAAGTCGTTGTTGTTTGCTCGCAAAGCGTTTCAGGTCGGTGGGCAGTATTTTCACTTTAAATCCGAGTCTTGGGTGCGCGAAGTGGCTGACATCCCCTCTCAGATGTGCAGGTTTTGGGTACCCATGCTTGTGGATGATTACTCTTTACCCGTAGGCAATGTCCGACTATCCATTGTAGTGACTAAGAAGGTTGGATAG
- the mnmE gene encoding tRNA uridine-5-carboxymethylaminomethyl(34) synthesis GTPase MnmE: MGILARDHDTIAAVSTPPGVGGIAVVRISGGGALEISQRVCPFLPSQPESHRIYYGFAQDIVSKTDIDEVLVSYFAEGRSFTGEGTLEISCHGGTVVTAQLLQELIKAGARLAEPGEFTYRAFLNQRIDLVQAESVLGLIEANSKRSSRLALRQLKGELSKFLVELEDRIHWILAHLEANIDFAYEDIETASDQTLIDQCEGLWTRVKGVVASYAQGRMIHDGVRIAIVGRPNVGKSSLMNAFLCEDRSIVTDIAGTTRDRVEGSCLFNGVRINLVDTAGLRETQDVVESLGIERAQKALAEADLILLVVDLTDLGDFSELRFLKEGCSSPLWLFGNKSDRVGSGSSMEVLQSWWGEAKKRLSDNEDSQKEVRLLVGNTLSESGLNEFRENLTRFTASDFAGASAVLSNSRHFELFTTIEKGLCRAVELLKAGESPDLVAFELRDSLFAVHELIGKQFDDEVLDRVFKEFCLGK, encoded by the coding sequence ATGGGCATACTGGCTCGCGATCACGATACGATAGCTGCGGTGTCGACACCACCAGGTGTTGGGGGCATCGCAGTTGTCCGCATCAGTGGTGGCGGAGCGCTAGAGATCAGTCAGAGAGTCTGTCCATTTCTGCCTTCCCAGCCTGAAAGCCATCGTATTTATTATGGCTTTGCCCAAGATATAGTATCAAAAACTGACATTGATGAAGTTCTCGTCTCTTATTTTGCGGAGGGACGTTCTTTTACCGGTGAAGGAACTCTAGAGATCTCCTGCCATGGTGGAACTGTGGTAACTGCCCAGCTGTTACAAGAGCTAATTAAGGCTGGGGCTCGACTGGCCGAACCAGGAGAGTTCACCTATCGGGCCTTTCTCAATCAGCGTATAGATTTGGTGCAAGCGGAGAGCGTGTTGGGTCTGATTGAAGCCAACTCCAAACGGTCTTCCCGCTTGGCGCTCAGACAGCTAAAAGGTGAGTTGTCCAAGTTCCTGGTCGAACTTGAAGATCGCATTCATTGGATACTAGCCCACCTAGAGGCCAATATTGATTTTGCCTATGAGGACATCGAAACCGCCTCAGACCAAACTCTCATTGATCAATGCGAAGGGCTTTGGACGAGGGTAAAAGGTGTCGTCGCCAGCTATGCCCAGGGGCGGATGATTCACGACGGTGTGAGAATTGCGATTGTGGGCCGGCCAAATGTGGGTAAGTCGAGTTTGATGAACGCGTTTTTATGCGAAGACAGATCTATCGTGACCGATATTGCCGGCACCACCCGGGATCGGGTGGAAGGGTCCTGTTTGTTTAATGGGGTCCGCATTAATCTGGTTGATACCGCTGGTCTACGCGAAACCCAGGACGTGGTTGAATCCCTGGGGATCGAGCGCGCTCAAAAGGCATTGGCTGAGGCGGATCTAATTTTGTTGGTCGTCGATTTGACGGATCTCGGAGATTTTTCAGAGTTAAGGTTTCTCAAGGAGGGGTGTTCCTCTCCTCTTTGGCTGTTTGGCAACAAATCTGATCGAGTGGGCAGCGGTTCGTCAATGGAGGTTTTGCAGTCTTGGTGGGGCGAGGCCAAGAAAAGACTCAGTGATAACGAGGACTCTCAAAAAGAAGTTCGCTTGCTCGTAGGTAACACCCTGAGTGAATCGGGCCTTAATGAGTTTAGGGAAAACCTGACCAGGTTTACCGCCTCTGATTTTGCCGGTGCCTCGGCGGTGCTTAGTAATTCGCGACATTTTGAGCTGTTCACGACGATTGAAAAGGGGCTTTGCCGAGCAGTTGAACTGCTCAAGGCCGGTGAGAGTCCGGACCTGGTCGCATTTGAACTGAGAGATTCTCTTTTTGCGGTTCACGAGTTGATCGGCAAGCAGTTTGACGACGAGGTTTTGGATCGGGTTTTTAAAGAGTTTTGTCTTGGAAAGTAA
- a CDS encoding ATP synthase F0 subunit B, whose amino-acid sequence MEILTALGVDSTLGIQFIIFIVAYIFLTTLVFKPYHRAYEERVRRTEGNTDLAERILTESKDLEVQFEQKARALNNETKIIYDHSRSEAMKEYDRMVSQARERAKSIMEKTRLQIAHEFENARSEMNKEIPGITKSVVQKMMGQEV is encoded by the coding sequence ATGGAAATTCTGACGGCTCTTGGTGTGGATTCCACCCTGGGAATTCAGTTCATCATTTTCATCGTCGCTTATATTTTTCTAACGACCTTGGTCTTTAAACCCTATCACCGTGCTTATGAAGAACGGGTCAGGCGCACCGAAGGCAATACCGATTTGGCTGAGAGAATTCTCACTGAGTCCAAAGACCTTGAAGTTCAGTTTGAGCAAAAGGCCCGGGCTCTTAATAATGAAACCAAGATTATCTACGATCACTCCAGGTCCGAGGCCATGAAGGAGTATGATCGCATGGTCTCTCAAGCCCGTGAACGAGCCAAATCAATCATGGAAAAAACGCGCCTGCAGATCGCACATGAATTTGAAAATGCACGCTCAGAAATGAATAAAGAAATTCCCGGAATCACCAAATCCGTAGTGCAAAAAATGATGGGACAAGAGGTTTGA
- the mnmG gene encoding tRNA uridine-5-carboxymethylaminomethyl(34) synthesis enzyme MnmG, whose protein sequence is MSVCDSDFDILVIGAGHAGIEAAAAASRLGVSVGVVTTNLDRIGYMSCNPSIGGLGKGHIVKEIDALGGEMGMAADLNCIQFKRLNSRKGPAVRGSRAQCDKDLYSAYMSRFLGGLGGVSLIEAEAKSLLLDGNVCRGVIIEDGSQVRSQAVVLTTGTFMGAVMHFGLRQVEGGRVGDKATVGISDQLREFGFDVIRLKTGTPPRLKRSSIDWEVLESQSGDSRFVPFSYRSENRLQLPQIECHLAYTNEKTHEVIRNNLHQSPMYCGVIEGVGPRYCPSIEDKITRFADKDRHQTFLEPEGLDTDSIYLQGISTSLPEEVQYEFLHTMKGLEKVEMLRPGYAVEYDCVEPTQIFHTLESRPIENLFLAGQINGTSGYEEAGGQGLVAGANAALKFLNRGELILSRDQAYIGVLIDDLVTKGTKEPYRMMTARAEFRLNLREDNVLERLSGLGARSGLLSLEARKRVDDILQRRKAMLRSLDLGRLVPNEATQSRLRAIGTAVLTKPLSFSDLLRRPEISCFEMTQLGIEIDNDERVWEPVEIQVKYSGYIMRQQEMINQAQKMENVLLPNNMRYNEVLGLSREEVEKLARVRPRTLGQAGRISGVNPSAIQALVVFLKAAERRRERDVIGNPK, encoded by the coding sequence ATGAGCGTATGCGATAGCGATTTTGACATTTTGGTCATCGGTGCCGGGCATGCCGGGATCGAGGCTGCAGCTGCGGCTTCCCGCTTGGGCGTGTCAGTTGGGGTGGTGACAACCAATTTGGATCGAATCGGCTATATGAGCTGTAATCCCTCCATCGGCGGTTTGGGTAAGGGCCACATCGTTAAGGAAATTGATGCTCTCGGCGGTGAAATGGGCATGGCCGCTGATTTGAACTGTATTCAGTTTAAAAGACTTAATTCCCGAAAGGGTCCTGCCGTTAGGGGTTCGCGAGCTCAATGTGACAAGGATCTCTATTCCGCCTATATGAGTCGGTTTCTGGGCGGCCTTGGTGGCGTGTCTTTGATTGAGGCTGAAGCGAAGAGTTTGTTATTGGATGGAAATGTGTGTCGGGGTGTGATCATTGAGGATGGTTCCCAGGTTCGCTCCCAGGCAGTGGTTTTGACGACCGGCACTTTCATGGGCGCCGTCATGCATTTTGGACTCAGGCAAGTTGAAGGTGGTCGGGTTGGTGACAAGGCCACGGTGGGTATTTCTGATCAGCTTAGAGAGTTTGGATTCGATGTCATTCGGTTAAAGACCGGGACCCCGCCACGCTTAAAGCGGTCGAGTATTGATTGGGAGGTGTTGGAGAGCCAGTCCGGAGATTCTCGGTTTGTTCCTTTTAGTTATCGCAGTGAAAATCGTCTGCAACTTCCGCAAATTGAATGCCATTTGGCATATACCAACGAGAAGACCCACGAGGTTATTCGCAATAACCTTCATCAATCTCCAATGTATTGTGGAGTCATTGAAGGAGTTGGGCCCAGATATTGTCCCAGCATTGAAGACAAGATCACCCGCTTTGCAGATAAGGATCGACACCAGACTTTTTTGGAGCCTGAGGGTTTGGACACGGACTCAATCTATCTCCAAGGGATTTCCACCTCTTTGCCTGAAGAGGTGCAGTATGAATTCCTCCATACAATGAAGGGCCTTGAAAAAGTGGAAATGCTCCGTCCCGGGTACGCAGTAGAGTATGACTGTGTGGAGCCAACTCAGATTTTTCACACTTTGGAATCGCGGCCGATTGAGAATTTGTTTTTGGCCGGTCAGATCAACGGGACGAGTGGATACGAAGAGGCTGGTGGACAGGGCTTGGTGGCTGGAGCGAATGCAGCCTTGAAGTTTCTCAATCGGGGTGAGCTAATTTTGAGCCGGGATCAGGCCTATATTGGAGTACTGATTGATGACCTGGTAACGAAGGGAACTAAGGAGCCTTATCGCATGATGACGGCCAGGGCTGAGTTCCGCTTGAATCTTCGAGAGGACAACGTTCTTGAGCGGCTCTCTGGTCTTGGAGCGAGGTCAGGATTGCTGAGCCTTGAGGCCAGAAAGCGAGTTGATGACATTTTGCAACGACGAAAGGCGATGCTCAGAAGCCTGGATTTGGGTCGGTTGGTTCCAAATGAAGCCACTCAATCTCGGCTTCGGGCAATAGGTACTGCGGTTTTAACAAAACCCTTAAGTTTCAGTGACCTACTGCGGCGGCCCGAAATTAGCTGTTTTGAAATGACGCAGCTAGGCATTGAGATTGATAACGACGAGCGAGTGTGGGAGCCGGTGGAAATTCAAGTAAAGTACTCGGGCTACATTATGAGACAGCAGGAAATGATTAATCAGGCGCAAAAAATGGAAAATGTGTTGTTGCCTAACAATATGCGCTACAATGAAGTGCTTGGCTTGTCGAGAGAAGAGGTTGAAAAGCTCGCTCGAGTGCGTCCTCGGACCTTGGGCCAGGCCGGTCGGATTAGTGGAGTGAATCCTTCTGCAATTCAAGCCTTGGTTGTTTTTTTGAAGGCAGCTGAACGTCGTCGGGAGCGGGATGTCATTGGGAACCCAAAGTGA
- a CDS encoding polymer-forming cytoskeletal protein, with the protein MAEVGRFPSDQIQESVQMGQVTALLDHGASFDGRLTFEGTVRIGGHFHGEIFTNDTLVINPGAKVEAQIEADVVIISGAVKGNIFARSRVIMHPPAIFKGTVTTPSLRIDEGVVFEGASYMPKV; encoded by the coding sequence ATGGCAGAAGTAGGTCGATTTCCCTCAGATCAAATTCAAGAATCCGTACAAATGGGCCAGGTCACTGCCCTTCTGGACCATGGAGCCTCATTCGATGGTCGCCTCACCTTCGAAGGCACCGTTAGAATCGGCGGACATTTTCATGGTGAAATCTTTACCAATGACACTCTGGTGATTAATCCAGGAGCCAAGGTCGAAGCCCAAATTGAGGCTGATGTCGTCATCATTAGTGGAGCAGTTAAGGGAAATATTTTTGCGCGGAGTCGCGTCATCATGCACCCGCCTGCGATCTTCAAGGGCACAGTCACCACCCCGAGTCTGAGAATCGACGAGGGAGTGGTATTTGAGGGCGCCTCCTATATGCCCAAAGTCTAA
- a CDS encoding AAA family ATPase, producing the protein MARTICIANQKGGVGKTTSSVNIGAALAAIGKKVLILDMDPQGNASSGLGVKRYENQENNIYHVLIGEKTLPEVIQKTDNPNLCVAPANPDLVGAEIELVDVAHREYRLKEAITKVADDYHYIVIDCPPSLGLLTVNSLTAADTFLVPLQCEYYALEGLSQLLNTAGLIKKNLNPQLKIEGILLTMFDTRNNLSHQVVTEIQTHFGDKVFKAVIPRNVRLSEAPSHGKSILDYDPKSIGARKYLELAKELDAKVYGPKKPLDADSETEIVEPVLNQAPEEHSHV; encoded by the coding sequence ATGGCCAGGACCATTTGCATAGCCAACCAAAAGGGCGGAGTAGGCAAGACGACCTCATCAGTGAATATCGGTGCGGCGCTTGCTGCCATCGGCAAAAAGGTTCTTATCCTAGATATGGATCCCCAAGGGAACGCCTCTTCTGGGCTTGGCGTTAAGCGCTACGAGAACCAAGAGAACAATATTTATCATGTCCTAATAGGAGAGAAGACCCTTCCCGAGGTCATCCAAAAAACCGACAACCCAAATTTATGCGTTGCGCCAGCAAATCCAGACCTGGTCGGGGCAGAAATAGAGCTTGTTGACGTTGCGCATCGTGAATATCGCCTCAAAGAGGCCATTACTAAGGTAGCCGACGACTATCATTATATTGTTATTGATTGCCCCCCCTCCCTTGGCCTTTTGACAGTGAATTCACTGACAGCGGCAGATACCTTTCTGGTTCCACTTCAATGTGAATATTACGCCCTAGAGGGACTCAGCCAACTCCTCAATACGGCGGGATTGATTAAAAAGAACCTCAATCCTCAGCTCAAAATCGAGGGAATTTTGCTGACCATGTTTGATACGAGAAACAATCTCAGCCACCAGGTTGTCACCGAAATCCAAACGCATTTTGGCGATAAAGTATTTAAGGCGGTCATCCCTAGGAATGTGCGCCTCAGCGAGGCCCCGAGCCATGGGAAATCCATTCTTGATTATGACCCCAAGTCTATTGGAGCACGAAAATATCTGGAACTTGCCAAGGAGCTGGATGCCAAGGTGTACGGTCCAAAAAAGCCGTTGGATGCGGACTCAGAGACGGAGATTGTTGAACCTGTCTTGAACCAAGCGCCCGAGGAGCACAGTCATGTCTGA
- a CDS encoding ATP synthase F0 subunit B translates to MKKLVILILVTLAPMLALAASGGGGEHDAHHIPWGALGPQFLNFGAVLILILVFGRKPIMAHFQQRHQQYSDLVTRAEKAKDEAETQKRKIFERLTKLEKTSNESIEKARAEAADLKNHIIKDAEKLSQKLETEAGRSALFELERAKNELRSEMIQIAISAAKEALVDEVDDGKQQKLQTEFVEKIQVVR, encoded by the coding sequence GTGAAGAAGTTGGTTATCCTTATTTTAGTAACTCTCGCACCCATGCTGGCCTTAGCGGCATCAGGTGGCGGTGGCGAACATGATGCGCATCATATTCCTTGGGGTGCGTTGGGGCCTCAGTTTTTGAATTTTGGGGCGGTTTTGATTTTGATTTTGGTGTTTGGCCGTAAGCCCATCATGGCCCACTTCCAGCAACGTCATCAGCAGTATTCCGATTTGGTAACTAGAGCAGAAAAGGCCAAAGATGAGGCTGAAACTCAGAAGCGTAAAATTTTTGAACGCTTGACCAAACTGGAAAAAACATCAAACGAAAGCATTGAAAAGGCCCGGGCGGAGGCTGCAGACCTAAAAAATCACATTATCAAGGACGCCGAAAAACTGTCTCAAAAACTAGAAACTGAAGCAGGCCGTTCCGCCTTATTTGAACTTGAGCGCGCTAAAAACGAACTTCGTAGTGAAATGATCCAAATTGCTATCTCGGCGGCCAAGGAAGCCTTGGTGGATGAGGTCGACGATGGCAAGCAACAAAAGCTTCAGACTGAATTTGTTGAGAAGATACAGGTGGTAAGATAA
- the yidC gene encoding membrane protein insertase YidC — MSQEKQPSFLDSKTILAIVLVGMSWIAWQSYMKKKYPHAYEQKAQVEQSAEATNNAEGGGSPNQDTAGNVENPGSTVGDSNDLTTPVGIPTPSDRAESVVHYEDEYWSFDISSKGMGIRNLHLKKYTDRKNELVSVGRGSLEPIFATNLSGRRGELDFTIETIGEGQFKGTAVTESGQITKLVSLRSSQYLFETEVVATGLKPSFVGLTVTMGDKLYESKKGGFMLPAFDHQEFFIRSNSGKDRLAINVEKLTELDKTINQVRVAALGTQYFAQGVIDNSDVIPEVKTYGDIQAGIVTGRLQYTMLNKADAFKIRYRSFAGPKSFEMLERIDSEFAEIVNFGMFSWIAKYILHMMKWFYTLLGNWGLAIILLTIIVRLIVLPFAVMSYKSMKNMQKIQPQIKALREKYAEDKQRLNQEMMGLMKNHRVNPLGGCLPMLLQFPVFIALYQVLGQSIELYQAPFGLWIHDLSLKDPFYVLPVLMGITMFIQQRITPNTMDPAQAKVLMFMPLLFTFFMVSLPSGLTLYIFISALFGILQQMYFMREKKTELKTVEVTAK, encoded by the coding sequence ATGAGCCAAGAGAAGCAGCCATCTTTTCTGGATAGCAAAACCATTCTCGCGATTGTATTAGTGGGCATGAGTTGGATTGCTTGGCAATCCTACATGAAAAAGAAGTACCCACATGCTTATGAACAAAAGGCCCAGGTTGAACAGTCAGCTGAGGCGACCAACAATGCTGAAGGCGGCGGATCACCTAACCAGGATACAGCCGGAAATGTGGAAAACCCTGGGAGTACTGTGGGTGATTCCAATGATCTGACAACGCCAGTGGGCATTCCCACTCCGTCAGATCGAGCCGAGTCTGTGGTACACTACGAAGACGAATATTGGTCCTTTGATATTAGCTCAAAGGGAATGGGTATTCGCAATCTTCACCTGAAGAAGTATACAGACCGTAAGAATGAGCTGGTTTCCGTGGGTCGGGGAAGTCTTGAGCCGATTTTTGCCACCAACCTCAGTGGACGCAGAGGAGAGCTTGACTTCACCATTGAGACAATTGGTGAAGGGCAGTTCAAAGGAACGGCGGTCACAGAGTCGGGGCAGATTACCAAGTTGGTGAGTCTGAGATCATCTCAGTATCTTTTCGAAACTGAAGTGGTGGCGACAGGCCTTAAACCCTCATTCGTGGGACTGACCGTCACCATGGGCGATAAGCTTTATGAGTCGAAGAAAGGGGGCTTTATGCTTCCGGCCTTTGATCACCAGGAGTTTTTTATTCGGTCGAATTCGGGAAAGGACCGACTTGCCATTAATGTAGAGAAGCTGACAGAGCTTGATAAGACGATAAATCAGGTTAGAGTGGCAGCATTGGGGACTCAGTATTTTGCTCAGGGAGTTATCGATAATTCCGATGTTATTCCCGAAGTTAAGACCTACGGAGACATCCAAGCCGGTATTGTGACGGGTCGCCTTCAGTACACGATGCTGAATAAGGCCGATGCCTTTAAGATTAGGTACAGGTCATTTGCTGGTCCCAAATCTTTCGAGATGTTGGAAAGAATTGACTCTGAATTTGCTGAGATCGTCAATTTTGGCATGTTCAGTTGGATTGCCAAGTACATCCTGCACATGATGAAGTGGTTTTACACTTTGTTGGGCAACTGGGGTCTGGCAATTATTCTTCTGACGATCATCGTTCGCCTTATCGTTTTACCTTTCGCGGTAATGTCCTACAAATCCATGAAGAACATGCAGAAGATTCAGCCTCAGATCAAAGCTCTCCGTGAGAAGTACGCTGAGGATAAGCAGCGCTTAAACCAGGAAATGATGGGACTGATGAAGAATCACCGGGTTAATCCCCTAGGTGGATGTCTTCCCATGCTGCTGCAGTTTCCAGTGTTTATTGCTCTCTATCAGGTGTTGGGTCAGAGTATTGAGCTCTATCAGGCTCCTTTTGGATTGTGGATTCATGACCTGAGTTTGAAAGATCCTTTCTATGTGTTGCCTGTATTGATGGGCATTACCATGTTTATTCAACAAAGGATCACACCCAACACTATGGATCCGGCGCAGGCCAAGGTGTTGATGTTTATGCCACTGCTGTTCACCTTTTTTATGGTGTCCTTACCCAGTGGACTGACTCTGTACATTTTTATCAGTGCGCTGTTTGGTATTTTGCAACAGATGTACTTTATGAGGGAAAAAAAAACTGAACTGAAGACAGTTGAGGTCACAGCTAAATAG
- a CDS encoding ParB/RepB/Spo0J family partition protein has product MSEQKEITAKKTPKKTALGRGLGSLLGNSTPIEEEPLTKLPPMKSETNSALKEGFIESPAQPKIPDTARVWKIAVDKIYPNVNQPRQVFDAEPLKELSASIREKGVLQPIVARKMPDGGYEIIAGERRWRAAQQAGLHEVPVILKESDDQEAMELALIENIQRADLNPVEEAEAYAHLIKKYNLTQQKLAEQVGKDRVTIANTMRLLNLAPEVRVMVSKGEISMGQAKVLLSVDDPKVQRQLAKKVCNDKLSVRATEKLVLKRFKQPQGNNGVEEIDISGRLAKGLADELQKIMGTKVAIDYFGGKGKIAISFYSDDELNQMADKFRTAWQK; this is encoded by the coding sequence ATGTCTGAGCAGAAAGAGATTACCGCCAAGAAAACTCCAAAAAAAACGGCTCTCGGAAGAGGCTTAGGAAGCCTGCTTGGAAACTCTACCCCCATTGAAGAGGAGCCTCTCACTAAGCTCCCACCCATGAAGTCAGAAACCAACTCTGCTTTAAAAGAAGGATTTATTGAATCACCTGCTCAACCGAAGATTCCAGATACAGCACGTGTCTGGAAGATTGCGGTAGACAAGATCTATCCAAATGTAAATCAGCCCAGACAGGTATTTGACGCAGAGCCACTTAAGGAGCTGAGTGCCTCCATTCGCGAAAAGGGAGTCCTTCAGCCAATTGTTGCTAGAAAAATGCCTGACGGTGGATATGAAATCATAGCCGGTGAGCGCCGATGGAGAGCCGCTCAGCAGGCGGGCCTCCATGAAGTGCCAGTCATTCTTAAGGAATCCGATGACCAAGAGGCAATGGAACTCGCTCTCATTGAAAATATCCAAAGAGCGGATTTAAATCCAGTTGAAGAGGCTGAGGCCTACGCTCACCTGATCAAGAAGTATAACCTCACACAGCAAAAGCTGGCTGAACAAGTGGGCAAGGATCGTGTCACCATAGCCAACACCATGCGTCTCCTCAATTTGGCTCCTGAGGTGAGGGTTATGGTGTCAAAGGGGGAGATCTCCATGGGGCAGGCTAAGGTGTTGTTGTCCGTGGACGACCCCAAGGTCCAGCGCCAATTGGCGAAAAAGGTGTGCAATGACAAGTTATCTGTTCGTGCGACTGAAAAGCTGGTTCTCAAAAGATTCAAGCAACCTCAGGGCAACAATGGAGTGGAAGAGATCGACATTTCCGGGCGCTTGGCTAAAGGCCTTGCCGATGAGTTGCAAAAGATCATGGGAACCAAGGTCGCCATTGATTACTTTGGCGGTAAAGGTAAAATAGCCATTAGTTTCTATTCGGATGATGAACTCAACCAGATGGCGGATAAGTTTCGAACAGCATGGCAGAAGTAG